AGGATTTTTATGTCGGTTACAGCCCCGAGCGGATCAACCCGGGCGACAAGGAGCACCGACTCACGACGATCAGGAAGATCACCTCCGGCTCGACCCCGCAGACGGCGGCCCTCATCGACTCGCTCTATCGCTCGATCATCACCGCGGGCACCCATCTGGCCAGCAGCATCCGCGTGGCCGAGGCGGCCAAGGTCATCGAAAACACCCAGCGCGATGTGAACATCGCCCTGATCAACGAACTGGCGTTGATCTTTCACCGGCTCGGACTCGATACCCAAGAGGTCCTGGAGGCCGCCGGGAGCAAGTGGAACTTCCTGCCGTTTCGTCCCGGCCTGGTGGGTGGACACTGTATCGGCGTCGATCCCTATTACCTGACCCATAAGGCCCAGGCCATCGGCTACCACCCGGAGATCATCCTGGCCGGCCGGCGGCTCAACGACAGCATGGGCGCCTATGTGGTCAAGCAGGTCATCAAACTCATGACCCGGCGCGGCTGCCTGTCGGCGGCGGCGCGCGTGCTGATCCTGGGACTGACCTTCAAAGAGAACTGTCCGGACCTGCGCAACACCCGGGTGGTCGATATCGTTGCCGAATTCAAGGAATACGGGATCGTCTGCGACGTCCACGACCCCTGGGTCAATCCGGCCGAGGCCCGCCACGAATATGGGATCGAGGTCATCGCCGAGCCGCCGACGGCGTTCTATGATGCGATCATCCTGGCCGTCGCCCACCGCCAGTTCCGTGACCTGGGCGTGGCGCAGATCCGCGGCTTCGGCAAGCCCGCCGCGGTGCTCTACGATGTCAAACAGATGTTTCCCAAGGAGCAGGTCGATGGCCGTTTGTGAAGCGCTGCCGAGGCACCCCCAATGAGAGTATTAGTCACCGGAGCCGCGGGTTTTATCGGCGCTGCCCTGTCCCTGCGCCTCTTGGAGCGCGGGGATCAGGTCATCGGGGTCGACAACCTGAACGACTACTATGACGTAGCCCTGAAAGAGGCGCGTCTGGCCCTCCTTACCGGCCACCCGGCCTATACTGACCTGCGGGTGGATATCGAGCACGGCGAGGTCCTGCGCGGGGTCTTCGACACCTATGGACCCGAGCGGGTGGTGAATCTCGCGGCCCAGGCCGGCGTGCGCTATT
The DNA window shown above is from Candidatus Thiodictyon syntrophicum and carries:
- the tviB gene encoding Vi polysaccharide biosynthesis UDP-N-acetylglucosamine C-6 dehydrogenase TviB, which gives rise to MTLDVNLHNARVGVVGLGYVGLPLAVEFGKHYPTIGFDINAARVAELRAGRDSSREVEPDDLRGATHLSYTGSPAGLADCNLYIVTVPTPIDAHKSPDLRPLQSASRMLGGVIRAGEVVVYESTVYPGATEEVCVPLIEEVSGLKYNQDFYVGYSPERINPGDKEHRLTTIRKITSGSTPQTAALIDSLYRSIITAGTHLASSIRVAEAAKVIENTQRDVNIALINELALIFHRLGLDTQEVLEAAGSKWNFLPFRPGLVGGHCIGVDPYYLTHKAQAIGYHPEIILAGRRLNDSMGAYVVKQVIKLMTRRGCLSAAARVLILGLTFKENCPDLRNTRVVDIVAEFKEYGIVCDVHDPWVNPAEARHEYGIEVIAEPPTAFYDAIILAVAHRQFRDLGVAQIRGFGKPAAVLYDVKQMFPKEQVDGRL